The following are encoded in a window of Rhizobium sp. WYJ-E13 genomic DNA:
- the mgtE gene encoding magnesium transporter produces the protein MTTTDTEDRIRKRPTDEDVDIYNEDGNVRSDFLARLGAAIADRDALFLRQNVARLHESEIGDLLESIQPDQRLAMVRLLGDDFDMTALTEVDETIRREIVDQLPNEQIAAAIGELDSDDAVYILEDLDQEDREEILAQLPFTERVRLRRALDYPESSAGRRMQTEFVAVPPFWTVGQTIDYMRDEEDLPYSFSQIFVIDPTFKLLGAVDLDQILRTKRQTKIEAIMRETNHPIPAEMDQEEAAQLFEQYDLLSAAVVDENERLVGVLTIDDVVDVIHEEADEDIKRLGGVGDEELSDNIISTVRSRFLWLLINLGTAMLSASVIGLFDGSIEKMIALAVLMPIVASMGGNAGTQTMTVTVRALATRDLDIYNAGRIIRREAGVGILNGMLFALLLGMIAGTWFHNYQLGAVIGAAMIINLIAAALAGILLPLLLDKMGADPAIASSVFVTTVTDCTGFFAFLGLATWWFGI, from the coding sequence ATGACGACGACCGATACCGAAGACCGCATTCGCAAGCGTCCGACCGACGAAGACGTCGATATTTATAACGAAGACGGCAATGTGCGCAGCGATTTCCTGGCGCGGCTGGGTGCAGCCATCGCCGACCGTGACGCGCTGTTTCTTCGCCAGAACGTCGCGCGCCTGCACGAATCGGAAATAGGCGACCTCCTGGAATCGATCCAGCCGGATCAGCGCCTGGCGATGGTGCGTCTGCTCGGCGACGATTTCGACATGACGGCGCTGACCGAGGTGGACGAGACGATCCGCCGCGAGATCGTCGATCAGCTGCCGAACGAGCAGATTGCCGCAGCCATCGGCGAACTGGATTCCGACGATGCCGTCTACATTCTCGAAGACCTCGACCAGGAAGACCGGGAAGAAATTCTCGCGCAGCTGCCGTTTACGGAGCGGGTCCGTCTTCGGCGCGCGCTCGATTATCCCGAAAGCTCGGCCGGCCGGCGCATGCAGACGGAATTCGTCGCCGTGCCGCCATTCTGGACAGTCGGACAGACCATCGACTACATGCGCGACGAAGAGGACCTGCCTTACTCCTTCTCGCAGATCTTCGTCATCGATCCGACCTTCAAACTGCTCGGGGCCGTCGATCTCGACCAGATCCTGCGCACCAAGCGGCAGACGAAGATCGAAGCCATCATGCGGGAAACCAATCATCCGATCCCCGCAGAGATGGACCAGGAAGAGGCCGCCCAGCTCTTCGAACAATACGACCTTCTCTCCGCGGCCGTCGTCGATGAGAACGAACGCCTCGTCGGCGTGCTCACCATCGATGACGTGGTCGACGTGATTCATGAAGAAGCGGACGAGGACATCAAGCGCCTCGGCGGTGTCGGCGACGAAGAGCTGTCCGACAACATCATTTCGACCGTGCGCTCGCGCTTCCTCTGGCTCTTGATCAATCTCGGCACGGCGATGCTGTCAGCCAGCGTGATCGGGCTGTTCGACGGTTCGATCGAAAAGATGATCGCGCTTGCGGTGCTGATGCCGATCGTTGCCTCCATGGGCGGCAATGCCGGCACGCAGACCATGACGGTGACGGTGCGTGCGCTCGCGACCCGCGACCTCGATATCTACAATGCCGGCCGGATCATCCGAAGGGAGGCCGGTGTCGGCATCCTGAACGGAATGCTCTTCGCCTTGCTGCTGGGCATGATCGCCGGCACCTGGTTCCACAATTACCAGCTTGGCGCCGTCATCGGCGCGGCCATGATCATCAATCTGATCGCGGCGGCTCTTGCCGGTATCCTGCTGCCGCTGCTGCTCGACAAGATGGGGGCGGACCCGGCGATCGCTTCGTCCGTGTTCGTCACGACCGTCACCGACTGTACCGGCTTTTTCGCCTTCCTCGGCCTAGCGACATGGTGGTTCGGCATCTGA
- a CDS encoding DUF1489 family protein, protein MALNLIKLCVGCDSIEDLREWVAERSLRAIAAGQEPHSVHTTRMVPKRVEELLDGGSLYWVIKGQVQARQKILDVQTFTDGEGIGRCHLMLGPEVIETAVQPKRAFQGWRYYPDEDVPRDLDSFGAGIAELPADLRRELLELGLL, encoded by the coding sequence ATGGCACTGAATCTCATCAAACTCTGCGTCGGCTGCGACTCGATAGAAGATCTGCGTGAATGGGTGGCCGAGCGCTCGCTGCGCGCCATTGCCGCCGGTCAAGAGCCACATTCTGTCCATACGACTCGCATGGTGCCCAAACGCGTGGAAGAGCTGCTCGACGGCGGTTCTCTCTATTGGGTGATCAAGGGGCAGGTGCAGGCCCGGCAGAAGATTCTCGACGTCCAGACGTTTACAGACGGAGAGGGGATCGGGCGCTGCCACCTGATGCTCGGCCCCGAGGTAATCGAAACTGCGGTTCAGCCGAAGCGCGCCTTCCAGGGCTGGCGTTATTATCCTGATGAGGATGTGCCGCGCGATCTCGACAGTTTCGGCGCCGGCATTGCGGAACTGCCCGCGGATCTTCGCCGCGAGCTTTTGGAACTCGGCCTACTCTAA
- a CDS encoding MerR family DNA-binding transcriptional regulator, giving the protein MLVNKYYTITELTREFGVSTRTLRFYEDEGLIHPERRGRTRLFRPADRRLIQEILRGRRIGFTIAEIREIIQVYKEPPGELGQLKLLMKRVDEKREELRQKRKDIDETITELDNIEEACLGRLAEIGVTT; this is encoded by the coding sequence ATGCTAGTGAACAAATACTATACTATAACGGAGTTGACGCGCGAATTCGGGGTGTCGACGCGTACGCTTCGCTTCTATGAAGATGAGGGCTTGATTCATCCGGAGCGCCGCGGCCGCACCCGGCTGTTCCGTCCTGCCGACCGGCGCCTCATTCAGGAAATCCTGCGTGGCCGGCGCATCGGCTTCACCATCGCCGAAATCCGGGAAATCATTCAGGTCTACAAAGAGCCGCCGGGCGAACTCGGCCAGCTCAAGCTTTTGATGAAGCGTGTGGACGAAAAGCGGGAAGAGCTGCGCCAGAAGCGCAAGGACATCGACGAAACGATCACAGAGCTCGACAATATCGAGGAGGCCTGCCTCGGCCGCCTCGCCGAGATCGGCGTCACCACCTGA
- a CDS encoding peptide deformylase: protein MPIRPILRYPHPGLKTVCTPVTSFDSALSELADDLLQTMRAAPGVGITAAHIGVFQRLTVLELDKAYGVRICVNPDIIWFSNETMVHMEGSVSMPGATDEVVRSKAIRFRYQDLEGQQHEEEASDFLAVCIQHEVDQLDGIFWLQRLSRLKRDRLIRKWEKMKG, encoded by the coding sequence GTGCCGATCCGCCCGATTCTCCGCTATCCGCATCCCGGCCTGAAGACGGTCTGCACACCGGTAACCTCGTTCGATTCGGCCCTGTCAGAGCTCGCCGACGATTTGCTGCAGACGATGCGCGCAGCACCCGGTGTCGGCATTACCGCTGCCCATATCGGCGTCTTCCAGCGCCTGACCGTGCTGGAACTCGACAAGGCTTATGGCGTGCGCATTTGCGTCAATCCCGACATTATCTGGTTCTCGAACGAGACGATGGTTCATATGGAGGGCAGCGTGTCCATGCCCGGCGCCACGGATGAGGTCGTGCGCTCAAAGGCGATTCGCTTCCGCTATCAGGATCTCGAAGGCCAGCAGCACGAAGAAGAGGCATCGGACTTCCTCGCTGTCTGCATCCAGCATGAGGTCGATCAGCTCGACGGCATTTTCTGGCTGCAGCGCCTGTCGCGGCTGAAGCGTGACCGGCTGATCAGGAAATGGGAAAAGATGAAAGGCTGA
- a CDS encoding heparan-alpha-glucosaminide N-acetyltransferase, whose product MIVSATEAAAHAKPPRIGLVDTARGAALLAMASYHFSWDLEFMGYLTPGTAETGWLKIYARAIATTFLFIVGVSLVLSSRPEIRWPSFWKRFGMIAAAAGVISAATLYLVPGGWIYFGILHSIAVLSLIGVVFLRLPLPVTLLVTLALFVAWITDTFVMPGILGSHLFDPRYLAWLGFAATPDRSNDYVPLFPWATPFFLGMSLARLAFRTNLPQRLAALGTGGTWLARLGRHSLAFYLIHQPVLIAIAYGLTFIVAPPKPDPVVTYLRQCNTSCSVEQGEALCRSFCQCTLDQLQAQQLFTPFQAGEVKADDERIMALASQCSAQIEPAPQQ is encoded by the coding sequence ATGATAGTGTCGGCAACGGAAGCGGCGGCTCACGCAAAACCACCGCGTATCGGCCTCGTGGATACGGCGCGTGGTGCAGCACTGCTTGCTATGGCCTCCTACCACTTTAGTTGGGATCTGGAGTTCATGGGCTATCTTACGCCCGGAACGGCTGAAACTGGCTGGTTGAAGATCTATGCGCGGGCGATCGCCACAACGTTCCTCTTCATCGTCGGCGTCAGCCTTGTACTATCAAGCCGGCCGGAGATCCGCTGGCCGTCCTTCTGGAAGCGTTTCGGGATGATTGCCGCTGCCGCCGGGGTGATCTCAGCGGCCACGCTGTATCTGGTGCCCGGCGGATGGATCTATTTCGGCATCTTGCATTCCATCGCAGTCCTGAGCCTCATAGGCGTGGTCTTCCTGCGCCTGCCGTTGCCGGTGACGCTGCTCGTCACGCTGGCACTGTTCGTCGCTTGGATCACCGACACTTTCGTCATGCCCGGTATACTGGGTTCGCACCTGTTCGATCCGAGATATCTTGCCTGGCTCGGCTTTGCGGCCACGCCCGACCGGTCGAACGACTATGTGCCGCTCTTCCCCTGGGCGACGCCCTTCTTCTTGGGAATGAGCCTTGCGCGCCTCGCCTTCCGGACGAATCTGCCGCAGCGACTTGCCGCTCTTGGCACTGGCGGAACGTGGCTTGCGCGCCTCGGCCGCCACAGCCTTGCCTTCTATCTGATCCACCAGCCCGTGCTGATCGCCATCGCCTATGGCCTGACCTTCATCGTCGCGCCGCCGAAGCCTGATCCCGTCGTGACCTATCTGCGCCAGTGCAATACGTCCTGCTCGGTCGAACAGGGCGAAGCGCTTTGCCGCAGTTTCTGCCAGTGCACGCTCGATCAACTGCAGGCACAGCAGCTCTTCACGCCATTCCAGGCAGGCGAGGTCAAAGCGGATGATGAGCGGATTATGGCGCTCGCCAGCCAGTGCAGCGCCCAGATCGAACCGGCGCCGCAGCAATGA
- a CDS encoding DUF1190 domain-containing protein produces the protein MTPEDRERYVKRGVKLAILGTFIFAIYLVERSIGETETAAYKTLDDCLKDSKFGPDDCKSSFETARAEHLKNAPSYQNREDCEEEFGNGRCEQTSSAHGGGAGHYSPYQWGYLIGRAEKSVNGVYYPAVPASALYESSHIPGFVNADGWLVTNKVGGFKMTYGNGALISPDVRTTTLARSGFGTRHVSAS, from the coding sequence ATGACACCGGAAGATCGCGAGCGATACGTCAAAAGAGGCGTGAAGCTTGCCATTCTTGGAACGTTCATTTTCGCGATCTATCTCGTGGAGCGTTCCATCGGCGAGACTGAGACGGCGGCCTATAAGACGCTTGACGATTGTCTCAAGGATAGCAAGTTTGGTCCGGACGACTGCAAGAGCAGCTTCGAGACTGCCCGTGCCGAGCATCTGAAAAATGCGCCTTCCTATCAGAACCGCGAGGATTGCGAGGAGGAATTCGGCAACGGCCGCTGTGAACAGACAAGTTCAGCGCATGGTGGCGGTGCAGGACATTACAGCCCCTATCAATGGGGCTATCTCATCGGTCGAGCCGAAAAGAGCGTCAATGGCGTCTATTATCCGGCCGTACCGGCATCGGCGCTTTATGAAAGCAGCCATATCCCGGGCTTCGTGAATGCTGACGGCTGGTTGGTCACCAACAAAGTGGGGGGCTTCAAAATGACTTATGGCAATGGAGCGCTCATCAGTCCCGATGTCCGTACGACCACGCTTGCCCGCTCCGGTTTCGGTACGCGCCACGTTTCCGCTTCTTGA
- a CDS encoding L-serine ammonia-lyase, with protein MFLSVFDVFKIGVGPSSSHTMGPMTAANRFLELILSNEWPRPSTGAQVAAIKVSLHGSLAHTGIGHGTGRAVILGLMGEAPDKVDPDRMDVIIDEVEKAGRIKPEGHQTYQFQPKTDLIFDKKQPLPGHANGMTFSAYDKDGRLLVKRIYYSVGGGFVVTDTELEQMRARKKASQGTYKVPYPFASAKQMLEMAERAGLSIAQMKRANEESQRSREELDSGLDRIWEAMRSCIERGLKVEGIMPGGLHVRRRAKHIHDKLQEEWRSNRVNPLLANDWLSVYAMAVNEENAAGGRVVTAPTNGAAGVIPATIRYYEHFHEDWDQKGIHDYLLTAAAIGGIIKHNASISGAEVGCQGEVGSAAAMAAAGLAAVMGATPAQIENAAEIALEHHLGMTCDPIAGLVQVPCIERNALGAVKAVTAASLAVKGDGQHFVPLDACIETMRQTGYDMSEKYKETSTGGLAVNVVEC; from the coding sequence ATGTTTCTTTCGGTATTCGATGTGTTCAAGATCGGTGTCGGGCCGTCGAGCTCGCATACGATGGGGCCGATGACGGCTGCCAACCGGTTCCTTGAGCTTATCCTGTCCAACGAATGGCCGCGCCCTTCCACCGGCGCGCAGGTGGCCGCCATCAAGGTGAGCCTGCACGGGTCGCTCGCCCATACGGGTATCGGACACGGCACGGGCAGGGCGGTCATCCTCGGCCTGATGGGCGAAGCGCCCGACAAGGTCGACCCTGATCGCATGGATGTCATCATCGACGAGGTGGAGAAGGCCGGACGGATCAAACCTGAGGGACATCAGACCTATCAGTTCCAGCCGAAAACAGACCTGATCTTCGACAAGAAGCAGCCACTGCCGGGCCACGCCAATGGCATGACCTTCTCCGCCTATGACAAGGACGGCCGGCTGCTCGTCAAGCGCATCTATTATTCCGTCGGCGGTGGCTTCGTCGTCACCGATACGGAGCTGGAGCAGATGCGGGCGCGCAAGAAGGCGTCGCAAGGCACTTACAAGGTGCCTTACCCCTTCGCCAGCGCCAAGCAGATGTTGGAAATGGCCGAACGTGCCGGCCTGTCGATCGCGCAGATGAAGCGCGCCAACGAGGAAAGCCAGCGCAGCCGCGAGGAGCTTGATTCCGGTCTCGACCGCATCTGGGAAGCGATGCGCTCCTGCATCGAACGCGGGCTGAAGGTCGAGGGCATAATGCCCGGCGGCCTCCATGTCAGGCGCCGCGCCAAGCATATTCACGACAAGCTGCAGGAGGAATGGCGCAGCAACCGCGTCAACCCGCTGCTCGCCAATGACTGGCTGAGCGTCTACGCGATGGCGGTCAACGAGGAGAATGCCGCGGGCGGGCGCGTCGTAACCGCGCCGACCAATGGCGCGGCCGGCGTCATTCCCGCGACAATCCGTTATTACGAGCATTTCCATGAAGACTGGGACCAGAAGGGCATTCACGACTATCTGCTGACCGCAGCAGCGATCGGTGGCATCATCAAGCACAATGCGTCGATCTCTGGCGCCGAAGTCGGCTGTCAGGGCGAGGTCGGCTCGGCTGCCGCCATGGCAGCTGCCGGCCTCGCAGCGGTCATGGGCGCCACGCCGGCCCAGATCGAGAATGCCGCGGAAATCGCCCTCGAACATCATCTCGGCATGACCTGCGATCCGATCGCCGGCCTGGTGCAGGTTCCCTGCATCGAGCGCAATGCGCTCGGCGCCGTGAAGGCGGTCACGGCCGCATCCCTCGCAGTGAAGGGCGATGGCCAGCATTTCGTGCCGCTCGATGCCTGTATTGAGACGATGCGCCAGACCGGCTACGACATGAGCGAGAAATACAAGGAAACCTCGACCGGCGGCCTTGCCGTCAACGTCGTCGAATGCTGA
- a CDS encoding serine hydrolase → MQAKSRIVSRSISSVSSPRSAGFLAKVLTILSMAIAIVAVDSVNAEAEAANPKYAGIVVDARTGNVLYSENADRLQYPASLTKMMTLYMTFEALEQGRIRLDTPVPFSAHAAAQAPTKLGVRAGGTITVEQGILGLVTLSANDAATALGEMLGGSEDRFAQMMTAKAHALGMTRTTYRNANGLPNTAQMTTARDQARLGIALRQHFPQYYGYFSTRAFKFGNRVIRSHNRLVGSVRGVDGIKTGYTRAAGFNLVSSLQVDGRSIVGVVLGGASTPARDAQMRKLLATYMPKASTSGGTLVAQSKPMPEMIETPAPVSPAKVAQVAEKKTIAANQLPVAADLGLPHKGPLPDARYQAASTEVAYAETSTRKTDNPLVTQQMPSPTKVKTVAIKQQEQASVAVPTPAPAYMPPEQGDTSVDELTTASTKPAPAKEIATREVPQPSGWVVQIGVSASRESAMDLLRSAKAKGGKALSSAKPFAIAYANDGDQVFRARFGGFDGQRDAVNACKALKKAGVKCWAAAQ, encoded by the coding sequence ATGCAAGCGAAGAGTCGAATAGTGTCAAGGTCAATTTCCTCCGTATCATCGCCGCGGTCTGCCGGTTTCCTCGCAAAGGTGCTGACGATCCTTTCGATGGCGATCGCGATCGTCGCGGTCGACTCGGTCAATGCCGAAGCGGAAGCTGCAAATCCGAAATATGCCGGCATCGTTGTCGATGCCCGGACCGGGAATGTTCTCTACAGTGAGAATGCCGACCGTCTGCAATATCCGGCGTCGCTCACGAAGATGATGACGCTCTACATGACTTTCGAGGCCCTCGAGCAGGGCCGCATTCGCCTTGATACGCCTGTCCCCTTCTCCGCTCACGCCGCAGCCCAGGCGCCGACCAAGCTCGGCGTTCGCGCCGGCGGCACGATAACAGTCGAACAGGGCATCCTCGGCCTCGTGACGCTTTCGGCGAATGATGCGGCGACGGCGCTTGGCGAAATGCTCGGCGGTTCGGAAGATCGCTTCGCCCAGATGATGACCGCCAAAGCGCATGCGCTCGGCATGACGCGCACCACCTATCGCAACGCCAACGGCCTGCCGAACACCGCGCAGATGACGACGGCCCGCGACCAAGCCCGCCTCGGTATCGCCCTTCGCCAGCATTTCCCGCAATATTATGGTTATTTCAGTACGCGCGCCTTCAAGTTCGGCAATCGCGTGATCCGCAGCCATAACCGCCTCGTCGGTTCCGTCCGCGGTGTCGATGGCATCAAGACCGGTTACACCCGCGCTGCCGGCTTCAATCTGGTCAGTTCGCTGCAGGTCGATGGCAGGTCGATTGTCGGTGTGGTTCTTGGCGGGGCGTCCACCCCTGCCCGCGACGCGCAGATGCGCAAGCTGCTCGCAACCTATATGCCGAAGGCTTCCACCAGCGGCGGCACGCTCGTCGCCCAGTCGAAGCCGATGCCCGAGATGATCGAAACGCCTGCTCCGGTTTCTCCTGCCAAGGTTGCTCAGGTCGCGGAAAAGAAAACGATCGCCGCCAATCAGCTGCCAGTCGCAGCCGATCTTGGTCTGCCGCACAAGGGTCCGCTTCCGGACGCACGTTATCAGGCGGCAAGCACAGAGGTCGCCTACGCAGAGACATCGACACGCAAGACCGACAATCCGCTGGTAACGCAGCAGATGCCGTCTCCGACCAAGGTCAAGACCGTCGCGATCAAGCAGCAGGAACAGGCTTCCGTCGCCGTGCCGACACCTGCGCCCGCCTATATGCCGCCGGAACAGGGTGATACGTCAGTCGATGAACTGACGACAGCCTCTACAAAGCCTGCTCCTGCCAAAGAGATTGCCACCAGGGAAGTGCCGCAGCCATCGGGCTGGGTTGTCCAGATCGGCGTTTCCGCGAGCCGTGAATCGGCGATGGATCTTCTGCGGAGCGCAAAGGCCAAGGGCGGCAAGGCGCTGAGTTCCGCAAAGCCGTTCGCTATCGCCTATGCCAATGATGGCGATCAGGTCTTTCGCGCCCGCTTCGGCGGATTCGACGGCCAGCGTGATGCGGTCAACGCCTGCAAGGCTCTCAAGAAGGCCGGCGTCAAGTGCTGGGCGGCGGCTCAATGA
- a CDS encoding transglutaminase-like cysteine peptidase: protein MAIGNLLKGGLLAVVMAVAMAGAGQASPAGMTLAGNASPPIGHYEFCQANPSECAYAGGDAGPAILTEDRWKEILKVNYTVNSTIQPMTDKEIYGVEERWAYPRTVGDCEDFALLKRKMLIDAGFSPSDTLMTVVLQPNGEGHAVLTVRTDHGDFVLDNMRNKVLLWSDTEYTYLKRQSADDPARWTKLQDGRAVAVGSVK from the coding sequence ATGGCAATTGGAAATCTTCTGAAAGGCGGCCTTCTGGCCGTTGTTATGGCAGTGGCAATGGCGGGCGCAGGACAGGCATCACCCGCCGGCATGACGCTTGCAGGCAATGCGAGCCCGCCGATCGGGCACTATGAATTCTGTCAGGCCAATCCGAGCGAATGTGCCTATGCCGGCGGCGATGCCGGCCCGGCGATCCTGACCGAGGATCGCTGGAAGGAAATTCTCAAGGTCAACTACACGGTCAACTCCACCATCCAGCCGATGACGGACAAGGAAATCTACGGTGTCGAGGAGCGCTGGGCCTATCCGCGCACCGTCGGCGACTGCGAGGATTTCGCGTTGCTGAAGCGCAAGATGCTGATCGATGCCGGCTTTTCTCCGTCAGACACGCTGATGACCGTCGTGCTGCAGCCGAATGGCGAAGGCCATGCCGTGCTGACGGTCCGCACCGACCATGGTGATTTCGTTCTCGACAACATGCGCAACAAGGTGCTGCTGTGGTCGGATACCGAATACACCTACCTCAAGCGCCAGTCCGCTGACGATCCGGCCCGCTGGACGAAGCTGCAGGACGGTCGCGCCGTGGCTGTTGGTAGCGTGAAGTAA
- a CDS encoding DUF599 domain-containing protein, with amino-acid sequence MTTADYIALAFFIFIWMGYSWLLRGQTFFGRTSLTHAMVERRREWIYNSLRRDLKMIDTQIMAGLQNGTAFFASTSIFAVGSCFALLGATEKVDAVFADLPFVFHSGHAVFEMKVGGLAALFGYAFFKFGWAYRLFNYCTILFGGIPMVHDSEKDMIAAERAAERVIRMNVIAGGHFNEGLRAIFLSIGYLGWFINPYVFMGTTAIVVFVLTRRQFFSEARLAIMDANPPPNLHLSAVQRDRPSASDGDELSGGL; translated from the coding sequence ATGACGACGGCGGACTACATCGCGCTTGCCTTCTTTATCTTTATCTGGATGGGCTACTCCTGGCTGCTGCGCGGCCAGACCTTCTTCGGGCGCACGAGCCTGACCCATGCCATGGTGGAGCGGCGCCGTGAATGGATATATAATTCCCTGCGCCGCGACTTGAAGATGATCGACACCCAGATCATGGCCGGGCTGCAGAATGGCACGGCCTTTTTCGCCTCGACGTCCATCTTCGCGGTCGGCAGCTGTTTTGCGCTGCTCGGGGCGACGGAAAAGGTGGATGCGGTTTTCGCCGACCTTCCCTTTGTCTTCCATAGCGGGCATGCGGTCTTTGAGATGAAGGTCGGCGGCCTTGCCGCTTTGTTCGGCTACGCCTTCTTCAAGTTCGGCTGGGCTTATCGCCTCTTCAACTATTGCACCATCCTCTTCGGCGGCATTCCGATGGTGCATGACTCGGAGAAGGACATGATCGCTGCCGAGCGAGCGGCAGAGCGGGTCATCCGCATGAACGTCATCGCCGGCGGCCATTTCAACGAGGGGCTCAGGGCGATCTTCCTGTCGATCGGCTATCTCGGCTGGTTCATCAATCCCTATGTTTTTATGGGTACGACGGCGATCGTCGTCTTCGTTCTGACCCGTCGGCAGTTCTTCTCGGAAGCGCGCCTCGCCATCATGGACGCGAACCCGCCACCAAATCTCCACCTTTCTGCTGTTCAGCGCGACAGGCCGTCAGCGAGTGACGGTGATGAGCTGTCCGGGGGACTGTGA
- a CDS encoding BON domain-containing protein, which produces MPGKNDKTSLSREEDYRDFEARNLDDGWPYADGNGAKAAGSQNRPYGETSANFDSDRNSGFRIDGTDEEGNENRLKDSLEPDTIDRDESDELEARVTENLENIPDVDVDSVEVHADGHTVTLEGSVETIGIARKVELGALSVDGVRRVRNHLRMTGVDAHIPNED; this is translated from the coding sequence ATGCCTGGAAAGAATGACAAGACCTCGCTTTCCCGCGAAGAGGATTACCGCGATTTCGAGGCACGCAACTTGGATGATGGCTGGCCCTACGCCGATGGCAACGGCGCCAAGGCCGCCGGCAGTCAAAACCGCCCCTATGGGGAAACCTCGGCCAATTTCGACAGCGACCGCAATAGCGGCTTCCGCATCGATGGCACGGACGAGGAAGGCAACGAAAACCGGCTCAAGGATTCGCTTGAGCCTGATACGATCGACCGAGATGAGAGCGACGAGCTCGAAGCCCGCGTCACCGAGAATCTGGAGAATATCCCCGACGTGGATGTCGACAGTGTCGAAGTTCACGCCGATGGCCATACCGTGACGCTGGAAGGTTCAGTTGAAACCATCGGCATCGCCCGCAAGGTCGAGCTGGGTGCCCTCTCCGTGGATGGTGTCCGTCGGGTGAGAAACCACCTGCGGATGACCGGCGTCGATGCCCACATCCCGAACGAGGATTAA
- a CDS encoding glutathionylspermidine synthase family protein: MKRIATGERPDWTRKVEALDFTIHHMYGEPYWDERNAYQFTLAQIEDDLEDPTNEILQLCYKAVDCICADPALMTRMAIPAEFHEAIQRSWKWSDRDIYGRFDLRYDGKGPAKLFEFNADTPTSLFESAVIQWEWLEDMKRLGRLNADADQFNSIHEQLIGAFQYFKNSSDSGVFHFGCITDNEEDYLTTKYLADVAFQAGFEVVLLDMKEIGIDPENWFTDLEDRRMENLFKLYPLEFMVHEDFGAHLSSTLTKIHEPLWKMTLSNKGLLPVLWEMAPNHPNLLPAYFADDPRAQRLEDSVRKPLLSREGANVTLTSEGKTIAVDGEYGEEGYVVQEACLLPQFGDDYAVIGSWVVAGEACGICIREDKSPITQNLSRFVPHFIMD, from the coding sequence ATGAAGCGCATTGCAACAGGCGAAAGGCCGGACTGGACCCGCAAGGTGGAAGCGCTCGATTTCACCATTCACCATATGTATGGCGAGCCCTATTGGGATGAGCGTAACGCCTACCAGTTCACACTCGCTCAGATCGAAGACGATCTCGAAGACCCGACCAACGAGATCCTGCAGCTCTGCTATAAGGCGGTCGATTGCATCTGCGCCGATCCCGCATTGATGACGCGCATGGCGATCCCGGCCGAATTCCATGAGGCAATCCAGCGGTCGTGGAAATGGTCCGATCGCGATATCTACGGCCGCTTCGACCTGCGTTACGATGGCAAGGGTCCGGCAAAGCTGTTCGAATTCAATGCCGATACGCCGACTTCGCTTTTCGAAAGCGCCGTCATCCAGTGGGAATGGCTTGAGGACATGAAGCGACTTGGCCGGCTGAATGCCGATGCCGATCAGTTCAATTCGATCCACGAGCAGCTGATCGGCGCTTTCCAGTATTTCAAGAACTCCAGCGACAGCGGCGTCTTCCATTTCGGCTGCATCACCGACAATGAAGAAGATTATCTCACCACGAAATATTTGGCGGATGTCGCGTTTCAGGCGGGCTTCGAAGTCGTGCTGCTCGACATGAAGGAGATCGGTATCGATCCCGAAAACTGGTTCACCGATCTGGAGGACCGTCGAATGGAAAACCTCTTCAAGCTCTATCCGCTGGAATTTATGGTCCACGAGGATTTTGGCGCGCACCTCAGCTCCACGCTCACGAAGATCCACGAGCCCCTGTGGAAGATGACCCTGTCGAACAAGGGCCTCCTGCCCGTCCTCTGGGAAATGGCGCCCAACCATCCGAATCTTCTGCCGGCCTATTTTGCCGATGATCCGCGCGCCCAGCGGCTTGAAGATTCGGTTCGTAAGCCGTTGCTGTCGCGCGAAGGTGCAAATGTCACGCTGACATCGGAGGGAAAGACGATCGCGGTGGACGGCGAATATGGCGAAGAAGGCTATGTCGTGCAGGAGGCCTGCCTGCTTCCGCAATTCGGCGACGACTATGCCGTTATCGGTTCCTGGGTCGTAGCGGGCGAAGCCTGCGGCATCTGCATCCGCGAAGACAAATCGCCGATCACCCAGAACCTCTCCCGCTTCGTCCCGCATTTCATCATGGATTGA